The sequence TTCCGACTTTGTACTTATTGGAGATCAGATTCTCTTCACATTTGGATGGTCTAGGTCCTGCCTTTGCATACACTATTCTATAACGAAACTctatgattcttcttctgcctTAATGAATGGAGTATGTGGTTTAATGTCTATGTGAGCAAAAAACCTAATAGCTTGGTTTAGTCTATTACACCAAGGAAAATACTTGCATACACCATTTGATGTATGAGTTCCAATGTATTTTATGCGCAACACATAAATGGTTTGATGCATCCAACGATGTGTGTTATTAGGGAGTGTTTCTCCCAATATGACATGGGTGAGGTAGAAGTCTGTGTGTGTAGATTGGTCGATAGACTGCGAAGTTATAGATTTGGTGTATCTTCAATTTTTTGCAGCTAAGTCGTTCAAATTTTGTTGGCTTGTGATGGGAAATGATGTTACTGGAGTTTTGGAACGACTGGCATCTGCTCAAACAATAAAGGTATTGTTTCTATCTTCTAgttcctcttatttttctatcaGATTCTGGACGTTTTTCATGTGATTCTCTATGGTAGGAAAATTGTCTTGCTCTCAGTTGCAATGTGTTTTATTTGTAAATCTTTGATTTAGAAGGCTTGATGTTTGATGTAATTTCAGGTGCATGCTCGAACATGTTCAGAATTGCTAAAACTGGTTATCATGGTTACCAAAATATTTCCAGAAATAGAGGCAGCACGTCCTGGGTGCTCATCAGGAATAGAGGCGCTTTGCCTGCTAAAATATGGCATTGATACAGCCAAGTCTCTGTTTCAAAACTGCAGCGAGTCAAGTATACTCTACCTGGTATACTTCGTGAAATTCGCTATGTTTTCCATCACAGTTTCTGAAGTCCATGTTAAGCTCCATTGTTGATTTGTGttctaaaatattaatattctgCTAAAATCTGCTTCTGGCTTCTATGACTGGAATAAAAGGTCTTTTTTTTTCCATGTATTGACCTTCTATTTTGTTCCTTTATCTAACATATTATTCCTGTTATTCGAATCTTGCTAACGGGATACAAAAATTGATATGGAGGTCTAATCCCATTTCTTTAACaacacattttttttgtttcccTTTGTATctctatctttttatttttagttttttgttCAGTTGGAATCATCGATATGTCATATAAAACTAGAAAAAAAAGTGGAAAGTTGAAGACAAATAGGACTAAGAAAGCAGATGTAGTAGTCAAGCAATGCATTTGTTCCCTTTTACATCGTCTAGCAGAGTAGTGTATTGATCTTATCCTCCATTTTTAGTTTTGACAACATTGCACCGTGTGTGATACCACTGGTAACTGTAGCTGAAATTAAGTTATCCATCCGTGAACGTGGTACATCTAACAATTGTAGATGATATAAGTAGAATATATTTGTCATGGACCCGACTCACTATAGCATGACTCTGTATTACACTTGGTCAAGATTCTTTTGTGAAATTTCATCTTCTGTTCATCTGATTGTTGTTGATGACTTtgtgttaaattatgatttcgATTTGTAAACTTTCAGGCGCTCACGGGAGATGCTATAGTATCCAAGTGTAAGAAGGTAAGGGATTTATTGGAGCAGAGCCTTGGTGAAATTCAGAATATGGTTCCTGTTGTGCTGGCTGCAAAGGTATGTAAGCATAACCCATTGTGAACGGATCAAATCTTATTATAATGGTTTCCTGAAACTTtgaggtattttattttattccacTAATTATTGCTATCAGATTTCTGGAATTATTGCTGATCTAAGGAGTGCAGTATTTTGCTTGGATCCGTCGGAAGAGGAAGCTGGAAAGGTATTACGGGAGTTGCTTCGCAGATATGGTTCCACAATTGATTCCACCGAAGATGCGGCAATTTCTGTTATTCAATCTGTTTCCTCCTGGCTTCATATAACGTCTCGAAAGGCTCTATTAATTGAGAAAAGATCCATCCGAAAGCTTCTTGATAAATTTGGTGAAAGTGAACAGAGCAAGAGGAAGATCTTATTGTTCTTTCTGACTCTTCTGAAAAAGTACGGAAAATTTATTTCCAATGAGCAAAAACACAATGGCCTGACAGAACATGAAGAACCCCCTTCACCTACAAGCCCTTACAGTATATCAGGTGAAGGTGAATTCCATTTGAGTTTTAGGTCCAGTGAAGCTCAAATTGACATGTTTAGTAACCCTGTGCCACCCGATGAATTCATATGTCCATTGACTTCGAGGTTAATGTATGATCCGGTGACAATTGTTTCTGGGCACACATATGAAAGGACGTGGATTCGAAAGTGGtttgatgaaggtaatgatacTTGTCCTAAGACAAACATGAAGCTGGAGCATTTCTCATTCACCTCAAATACTATCATAAAAGAGCAAATATTGAAATGGTGTGCCACACATGGAGTGCCTATTCGTGAACCCAAAATTCAGGATGCTTTAGTCAATCCGTGGGAAGCTTCTATCAATTCCGTCACGAGCTTGAGCAGTTCCATGAATGATCTAAATCTTCCTttcgatttaaaaaatttgtcacTTAAATCCAGTTTGAGTTCATGTCCCTCACATTTTAAGGTCCTTAGTAGTGTAAAATCCTCGCATGAAATAGACATGGAGTTTTTCGCTAAATTTAGTTCACATCCCTGGGATGCTCAATGCAATGCAGTTGAAgatgttaaaagattatatgaaacaaattatgcttcttggtcaatgatacCACTTGAAGAGTTTATTCAACTACTACTAAAATTTTTGAAGGATGCTCATGAGTTTCGTGACATGGAAGCACAGATGTCTGGATGTGTGGTGTTGTTAGAATTTGTGCAGAAAGACAGGTATTTTTACATCTTTATGTTGGTTATCCTTCTATTTTCTTAAATCTTTCTTAACACGTCCATTTCGGTGATACTATTTAACTCCTACGGCTCAGCCAAAAAAGGTAAGCGCCTAGTCcttgaaaacaatatttataagAAAGGTATTTTAGTCCACCAATCTACTTCATCTTGTGTACTGCAGAAACAGTATGTTGTACTTAGATGAAGATTCATATGGTATTCTGGCCTCACTTCTTGACACAAAGGTTGCGAAGCAAGCTCTCTCCTTACTAGAAACTTTATCCTTTCACCAGCACACTGGTTTGAAATTTGCTGCATCTGGTGCTCTTATTAGAATCTTGGATATCCTTGACATCCCATCTCAGGAATTACTCGAGCCGGCCTTAAAAATATTGAGCAATTTGTCTAAAAACAGCGGTCTTGTTTCCTCTATCACACCTTCGGAAATCATTGCCAAACTTGTTCGACTTCTTGAAGATGAAACCCTAGCAAGATACTGTATTACCACGTTGAAAAATTTGTGTAACATTGAAGAAGGTCGAGTGTCTATTGCTGAAACTAGTGGTTGCATTTCTGCGGTTGCAAAGCTACTTGAGAATGGGAGTTGTGAGGTCCAAGAATGCGCTGTATCTATATTTCATTCTCTGTGTACAAAGCATGCCTTGTATCATGAACGGGTCATGAATGAAGCTGTTGTACCTAGTCTTTTCTATGTTTCCAGGAATGGCAACGAGAGAGCAAAGGCAATGTCCAGTGAGATCTTGCGAATTCCTGGAGAAGGAATCGATTCTGCTGGAGAAAACTCTGGATCAGATTATAATAAACATTCCACAAAACAGTGCGAAGTCTCAGCCTCAAGAACTCCTGGattctttgggaaatattttTCAAGGCGAAGTGCAAAGAACAagaaactgatcagtcagcACCCCATTGTGGAGAACTAGTAGGTATTCTTGAAATTAACTTCTTAGTTATTCATGTAGATATCATAGTGGATATATTAGTTTCATGAGAATATtgtgaaaatatataattctagTTCGGAAGATCTGTGCCATATGGTAGCCATTCTTCCTCTAGGAAAATAGCTCTACATGCCACATTCCTCGTGTGGTCTAACTTATCGAAGGGGCAAAAAGGGCGACGAAAGGTAAACCGCACATGACAAAATGAAACCAGACTTACGATGTGTAGTTTGATCTATTACTGGGCAGActagtaaatattttgatgattaGTGATTAACAGAATACATAAATTGTGTGGTGTGATGCTTTTTGGGCAGGAATGTTTGTGTTCTTGTTTCTTAGTATCCTCTGCTTCATGTACTGTACTAATGtgtaatttttcttgtattGCGTAAAGTTTTTCTTGTacttattcaaattttaaatatttttacggATCTGAATATATTAAAATCC comes from Primulina huaijiensis isolate GDHJ02 chromosome 5, ASM1229523v2, whole genome shotgun sequence and encodes:
- the LOC140976283 gene encoding U-box domain-containing protein 5-like isoform X1; translated protein: MPFLFVYTKSFKFCWLVMGNDVTGVLERLASAQTIKVHARTCSELLKLVIMVTKIFPEIEAARPGCSSGIEALCLLKYGIDTAKSLFQNCSESSILYLALTGDAIVSKCKKVRDLLEQSLGEIQNMVPVVLAAKISGIIADLRSAVFCLDPSEEEAGKVLRELLRRYGSTIDSTEDAAISVIQSVSSWLHITSRKALLIEKRSIRKLLDKFGESEQSKRKILLFFLTLLKKYGKFISNEQKHNGLTEHEEPPSPTSPYSISGEGEFHLSFRSSEAQIDMFSNPVPPDEFICPLTSRLMYDPVTIVSGHTYERTWIRKWFDEGNDTCPKTNMKLEHFSFTSNTIIKEQILKWCATHGVPIREPKIQDALVNPWEASINSVTSLSSSMNDLNLPFDLKNLSLKSSLSSCPSHFKVLSSVKSSHEIDMEFFAKFSSHPWDAQCNAVEDVKRLYETNYASWSMIPLEEFIQLLLKFLKDAHEFRDMEAQMSGCVVLLEFVQKDRNSMLYLDEDSYGILASLLDTKVAKQALSLLETLSFHQHTGLKFAASGALIRILDILDIPSQELLEPALKILSNLSKNSGLVSSITPSEIIAKLVRLLEDETLARYCITTLKNLCNIEEGRVSIAETSGCISAVAKLLENGSCEVQECAVSIFHSLCTKHALYHERVMNEAVVPSLFYVSRNGNERAKAMSSEILRIPGEGIDSAGENSGSDYNKHSTKQCEVSASRTPGFFGKYFSRRSAKNKKLISQHPIVEN
- the LOC140976283 gene encoding U-box domain-containing protein 5-like isoform X2, which translates into the protein MGNDVTGVLERLASAQTIKVHARTCSELLKLVIMVTKIFPEIEAARPGCSSGIEALCLLKYGIDTAKSLFQNCSESSILYLALTGDAIVSKCKKVRDLLEQSLGEIQNMVPVVLAAKISGIIADLRSAVFCLDPSEEEAGKVLRELLRRYGSTIDSTEDAAISVIQSVSSWLHITSRKALLIEKRSIRKLLDKFGESEQSKRKILLFFLTLLKKYGKFISNEQKHNGLTEHEEPPSPTSPYSISGEGEFHLSFRSSEAQIDMFSNPVPPDEFICPLTSRLMYDPVTIVSGHTYERTWIRKWFDEGNDTCPKTNMKLEHFSFTSNTIIKEQILKWCATHGVPIREPKIQDALVNPWEASINSVTSLSSSMNDLNLPFDLKNLSLKSSLSSCPSHFKVLSSVKSSHEIDMEFFAKFSSHPWDAQCNAVEDVKRLYETNYASWSMIPLEEFIQLLLKFLKDAHEFRDMEAQMSGCVVLLEFVQKDRNSMLYLDEDSYGILASLLDTKVAKQALSLLETLSFHQHTGLKFAASGALIRILDILDIPSQELLEPALKILSNLSKNSGLVSSITPSEIIAKLVRLLEDETLARYCITTLKNLCNIEEGRVSIAETSGCISAVAKLLENGSCEVQECAVSIFHSLCTKHALYHERVMNEAVVPSLFYVSRNGNERAKAMSSEILRIPGEGIDSAGENSGSDYNKHSTKQCEVSASRTPGFFGKYFSRRSAKNKKLISQHPIVEN